Proteins encoded together in one Scheffersomyces stipitis CBS 6054 chromosome 5, complete sequence window:
- the ILV5 gene encoding mitochondrial ketol-acid reductoisomerase (go_function ketol-acid reductoisomerase activity~go_process branched chain family amino acid biosynthesis), with protein MSFRRSSLRMAKMASAAASKQIASKRAMSALASAAKPVVSKQSMAPLAVRGIKTINFGGTEEVVHERADWPREKLLEYFKNDTLALIGYGSQGYGQGLNLRDNGLNVIIGVRKNGASWKAAIEDGWVPGENLFDVNEAISKGTYIMNLLSDAAQSETWASIKPQLTEGKTLYFSHGFSPVFKELTHVEPPTNIDVILAAPKGSGRTVRSLFKEGRGINSSYAVWNDVTGKAEEKAIALAVAIGSGYVYQTTFEREVNSDLYGERGCLMGGIHGMFLAQYEVLRENGHTPSEAFNETVEEATQSLYPLIGKYGMDYMYDACSTTARRGALDWYPRFKDALKPVFNDLYESVKNGSETQRSLDFNSQPDYREKLEEELQVIRNMEIWRVGKEVRKLRPENQ; from the coding sequence ATGTCCTTCAGAAGATCTTCCCTCCGTATGGCCAAGATGGCCTCTGCTGCTGCCTCCAAGCAGATTGCTTCTAAGAGAGCCATGTCTGCTTTGGCTTCTGCTGCTAAGCCTGTTGTTTCCAAGCAATCGATGGCCCCACTCGCTGTCCGTGGTATCAAGACCATCAACTTTGGTGGcactgaagaagttgtccaTGAAAGAGCCGACTGGCCAAgagaaaagttgttggaatacttcaagaacgacACCTTAGCCTTGATTGGTTACGGTTCTCAAGGTTACGGCCAAGGTTTGAACTTGAGAGACAACGGTTTGAACGTCATCATTGGTGTCAGAAAGAACGGTGCCTCTTGGAAGGCTGCCATTGAAGATGGCTGGGTTCCAGGTGAAAACTTGTTTGACGTCAACGAAGCTATTTCCAAGGGTACCTACATCATGAACTTGCTTTCTGATGCTGCTCAATCTGAAACTTGGGCTTCTATCAAGCCTCAGCTTACCGAAGGCAAGACTTTGTACTTCTCTCACGGTTTCTCTCCAGttttcaaggaattgaccCATGTTGAACCTCCAACCAACATTGATGTTATCTTGGCTGCTCCAAAGGGTTCCGGTAGAACCGTCAGATCCTTGTTCAAGGAAGGTAGAGGTATCAACTCTTCTTACGCTGTGTGGAACGACGTCACTGGTAAGGCCGAAGAAAAGGCTATTGCCTTGGCTGTTGCCATTGGTTCCGGTTACGTTTACCAAACCACTTTTGAAAGAGAAGTCAACTCTGACTTGTACGGTGAAAGAGGTTGTTTGATGGGTGGTATCCACGGTATGTTCTTGGCTCAATACGAAGTTTTGAGAGAAAACGGACACACTCCATCTGAAGCTTTCAACGAAACTGTCGAAGAAGCCACCCAATCTTTGTACCCATTGATTGGTAAGTACGGTATGGACTACATGTACGATGCTTGTTCTACCACTGCCAGAAGAGGTGCTTTGGACTGGTACCCAAGATTCAAGGATGCCTTGAAGCCAGtcttcaacgacttgtacGAATCGGTCAAGAACGGTTCCGAAACTCAGAGATCCTTAGACTTCAACTCTCAACCTGACTACAgagaaaagttggaagaagaattgcaaGTCATCAGAAACATGGAAATCTGGAGAGTTGGTAAGGAAGTCAGAAAGTTGCGTCCAGAAAACCAATAA